CCTGAACCGCGCTGTCCGCACCGAAGATACGGACATACTGATTGGTGCAGTTGTCGTTGATGCGGAAGATAACCCGCTAGGTGTTGCTAGAGATGCTTCCGCGCGTATCAGCCAGGCATTTTGGCAGTATTCTCAAAGTCGCGAGCGTTTACAGGCTGCGACCGGACGGACAATTCGCACTTTGGGAGTAGTGTTGAACGGTACTAGTCACGCACGACCTGAGGTTCGGAGCGCAAAGGAATACGTCCTCCATCTTTGGGAGGGTGATGCGGATGAGTTATTCGCGCCAGAAAGGCGTGAGGATGAGTCAGCGATTTCCGACGAAGTACGTCGCATCGTAACAGAGGGCGAAAGCCAGTCCGGCGATAGTGGCTCAGTTTGAGTTTGGGAGCCGGACAGATGTCGCGGACGACGTCGCGCCAATCGTCATACTCTCGGGCCAAATCGTACCATCATCTCTGGTACATCTACCGGTCTACCGTTGGCTTCAACGGCCTGGGACTTCCGCAGACTCTGAAGCAGCGCGTGGAGGAAGGGATACCTCAACATTAAGCCCTGAGCTCCAGTCCGACCAGAAGCTCCCCGCAAAACCCCGGTAAAGGCACCTGGCCTCCGCCAGAATTCCTCCAGCATCCCGCCTCGCATCGTATTATCTTCTCACCGGGCCGTTCATTCCACCTTCCGCAGTTCGCACGGGGAGCCGAGATGCACCAGCACTACTACGACGCGCACGACCTCCCGCGGTTCGGGGAGATCGGCAAGGACGCGCCGCACCTGGCCGAGAAGTTCTTCGGCTGGTACAACGCGGTGTTCGCCGAGGGCGCGCTGTCCGAGCGGGAGAAGAGCCTGATCGCGCTTGCGGTCGCGCACGCGGTGCAGTGCCCGTACTGCATCGACGCGTACTCGTCGGACTGCCTGGCGAAGGGCGCGGACGGGGAGCAGATGACCGAGGCCGTGCACGTGGCGGCGGCCATCCGCGGCGGCGCGTCGCTGGTGCACGGCATCCAGATGCGCAACCACGTGGAAAAGCTGGGGATGTGAGCGCGACCGGCCGGGTGCTGCCCACGCTTCAGAAGCGCCACGCGCCGCTCTCGTCCGCCGCGTGGCAGCGGGGGCAGCTCGCGCGCGTGCCGGTGGCGCGGTCGTTCGAGGACGCGCTCGCGGGGGCCGGCCTGTACCCGCTGCATGCGACCGGCATCGACATCTTCCAGGTCAACGTGGGCCGCAAGTGCAACCAGACCTGCCGCCACTGCCACGTGGACGCCGGCCCGGATCGCACGGAGATGATGCCCGACGCGGTGATGGACCGCTGCCTGGAGGTCATCGAGAGCACCCACATCCCGGTGGTCGACATCACCGGCGGCGCGCCGGAGCTGCACAAGCGCTGGCGCGAGCTGGTGACGCGCAGCCGCGCGGTGGGCAAGCGGGTGATGGACCGCTGCAACCTGACCATCACGCTGCTGCCCAACTACGCGTACCTGCCGGAGTTCTTCGCCGAGCACGCGGTGGAGGTCGTCGCGTCGCTGCCGCACTATCGCCAGAAGGGCACCGACACGCAACGGGGCGATGGCGTGTTCGAGCAGTCCCTAGAGGCGCTGCGGCGGCTGAACGCCGTCGGTTACGGCCAGCCGGGCAGCGGGCTGGTGCTGAACCTCGTCACCAATCCCGTCGGCACCTTCCTGCCCGGCAACCAGGCGGCGCTTGAGGCGGACTGGAAGCGGCAGATGCGGCGCCTGTACGGCATCGAGTTCAACGCGCTGTTCACCATCACCAACATGCCCATCTCGCGCTTCCTGGATTTCCTGGAAGACGGCGGCTCGCTGGGCGAGTATATGGAGCGGCTGGTGACGGCGTTCAACCCGGCGGCCGCAGCGGGCGTCATGTGCCGCAACACATTGTCGGTGGGGTGGGACGGCACGCTGTACGACTGCGACTTCAACCAGATGCTGGAGATGCCGGTGGAGCCGCGTGCGCCGCGCACCATCTTCGAGTTCGACCTGGAGCGGCTGGCGCGGCGCGAGATCGTGCTGGGCGCGCACTGCTTCGGCTGCACCGCAGGCGCGGGGTCGAGCTGCGGCGGCGCCACCGCCGGCTGACGGCGGCCGTGGACACGCCGCGCCTTTCCATCATCGTCCCCGCGCTGAACGAGGCGGACGGGATCGCGTCGACGCTCCACGCGCTGGCGCCCTTCCGCGCGCGCGGGGCCGAGGTCGTCGTGGCGGACGGGGGAAGCACGGACGGGACGGTATACGCCGCGCGGCCGTTGGCAGACCGCGTCGTCGTGTCGGAGCAAGGCCGGGCGCGTCAGCAGAACGCGGGTGCCACCGTCGCGCGGGGCGGCGTGCTCCTCTTCCTCCACGCCGACACGCGCCTGCCGGAAGATGCGGACGTTCTCGTGCTCGACGGCCTCACCCGCAGCGGACGCGGGTGGGGCCGTTTCGACGTGCGGCTCACGGGCCGCCATCCCGCGCTGCGCGTGGTGGAGCGGATGATCTCCCTCCGCTCGCGTGTCTCCGGCATCGCGACGGGCGACCAGGCGATGTTCGTGCGTCGCGACGTCTGGGAGCGCGTGGGCGGGTTCCCCGACATCCCGCTGATGGAAGACGTCGCCCTTTCCCGCATGCTCAAGCGCACCGGCCGCCCGCTCTGCATCTCCCGCCCGGTCACCACCTCCAGCCGCCGCTGGGAGACGCGCGGC
This window of the Longimicrobiaceae bacterium genome carries:
- a CDS encoding TIGR04283 family arsenosugar biosynthesis glycosyltransferase; the encoded protein is MDTPRLSIIVPALNEADGIASTLHALAPFRARGAEVVVADGGSTDGTVYAARPLADRVVVSEQGRARQQNAGATVARGGVLLFLHADTRLPEDADVLVLDGLTRSGRGWGRFDVRLTGRHPALRVVERMISLRSRVSGIATGDQAMFVRRDVWERVGGFPDIPLMEDVALSRMLKRTGRPLCISRPVTTSSRRWETRGITRTILLMWRLRLQYWLGAEPSKLAERYR
- a CDS encoding arsenosugar biosynthesis-associated peroxidase-like protein, with protein sequence MHQHYYDAHDLPRFGEIGKDAPHLAEKFFGWYNAVFAEGALSEREKSLIALAVAHAVQCPYCIDAYSSDCLAKGADGEQMTEAVHVAAAIRGGASLVHGIQMRNHVEKLGM
- the arsS gene encoding arsenosugar biosynthesis radical SAM (seleno)protein ArsS (Some members of this family are selenoproteins.), which encodes MSATGRVLPTLQKRHAPLSSAAWQRGQLARVPVARSFEDALAGAGLYPLHATGIDIFQVNVGRKCNQTCRHCHVDAGPDRTEMMPDAVMDRCLEVIESTHIPVVDITGGAPELHKRWRELVTRSRAVGKRVMDRCNLTITLLPNYAYLPEFFAEHAVEVVASLPHYRQKGTDTQRGDGVFEQSLEALRRLNAVGYGQPGSGLVLNLVTNPVGTFLPGNQAALEADWKRQMRRLYGIEFNALFTITNMPISRFLDFLEDGGSLGEYMERLVTAFNPAAAAGVMCRNTLSVGWDGTLYDCDFNQMLEMPVEPRAPRTIFEFDLERLARREIVLGAHCFGCTAGAGSSCGGATAG